In Crinalium epipsammum PCC 9333, the following are encoded in one genomic region:
- a CDS encoding MgtC/SapB family protein — translation MNSLYINPHDWLNLTIRLTLALIAGGVVGWNRQLSGKAAGLRTHMLVSLGAALFALVPLIASNSPSVDSLSRAIQGVATGIGFLGAGEILHQSTQETGKPQVRGLTSAAGIWVTAALGLIAGCGLWELGAIGTLMTLFTLSVAKKIEKVAFKNRDKNEI, via the coding sequence ATGAATTCTCTGTATATTAATCCCCATGATTGGCTCAATTTAACAATTAGACTGACTCTAGCCTTAATCGCTGGGGGAGTTGTTGGTTGGAATCGCCAACTAAGCGGTAAAGCGGCTGGATTGAGAACTCATATGCTAGTTAGCTTAGGCGCGGCGTTATTTGCTTTGGTTCCCTTAATAGCGAGTAATTCCCCATCAGTTGATAGCCTTAGTCGTGCGATTCAAGGAGTCGCAACAGGTATAGGATTTTTAGGCGCGGGAGAAATATTACATCAATCTACTCAAGAGACAGGTAAACCACAAGTGCGGGGGTTAACATCAGCAGCAGGAATTTGGGTAACAGCAGCGTTAGGATTAATTGCAGGTTGTGGTTTATGGGAACTTGGCGCAATTGGTACTTTAATGACATTGTTTACTCTTAGTGTTGCTAAGAAGATAGAAAAGGTTGCTTTTAAAAACAGAGATAAAAATGAAATTTAG
- a CDS encoding KGK domain-containing protein — protein MNNQFRPLDSESEENDIAVLFSETGSIFKVGQLISAFNEVLKDQALYTLRQILGSKGIIPDDVFERACDCEILKPGSKGWKKGRVKIRISLEFCPDEPEDTETPENNQPETNEPESPLDDLRRMINEQT, from the coding sequence ATGAACAATCAATTTCGCCCCCTCGATTCTGAATCAGAAGAAAATGATATTGCAGTGTTATTTTCCGAGACTGGTTCTATTTTTAAGGTAGGACAATTGATTTCAGCATTCAATGAGGTTTTGAAGGATCAAGCATTATATACTTTACGACAAATACTAGGTTCTAAAGGTATCATCCCTGATGATGTGTTTGAACGAGCTTGTGATTGTGAAATACTTAAACCTGGCTCTAAAGGTTGGAAAAAAGGAAGAGTAAAAATCAGAATAAGTTTAGAATTTTGCCCTGACGAACCCGAAGATACAGAAACACCAGAAAACAATCAACCCGAAACTAACGAACCTGAATCACCACTAGATGATCTCCGCCGTATGATTAATGAACAAACTTAG
- a CDS encoding HEAT repeat domain-containing protein, whose amino-acid sequence MILNILSQAQTAAQQKDWSLVSQYLQQLITAKPEKNPETASQLTTAELEQVLYLALEVLNAGDFQERWDVAKVFPKLGENAIAPLITIMQDEDAEIELRWFAGRILAGFNHPTVVTSLIELIQSTEDEELVEMARTGLINLGSSAIDALTGLLSQEESRLLAVRSLAQIRSSQTIAPLLTVVKDQNVTVRATAIEALSSFHDARIPPILLSALQDLAAPVRKQAVVGLGLRPDLRDELDLVNHIKPLLYDFNIDVCGCAAIALGRLGTDDAATALFSILKSPATPEVLQLTVVRALAWINTSYSLDCLRQGLTSTPSVSQEIIMQLGRIEKPLKSQAADILIEFINSEQLAQQTNLKNSLALALGQLGEIKAIDTLIQMLADSDVQLHAIAALKTLAPQQAHQQLQQLAADTQLSVELKQGIAIALQEW is encoded by the coding sequence ATGATATTAAATATTTTATCACAAGCACAAACAGCAGCCCAACAAAAAGATTGGTCTTTAGTAAGTCAATATTTACAACAACTCATCACCGCCAAACCAGAAAAAAATCCTGAGACAGCATCTCAACTAACTACAGCAGAATTAGAGCAAGTTTTATACCTAGCTTTAGAAGTACTTAATGCGGGTGATTTTCAAGAAAGATGGGATGTTGCAAAGGTGTTTCCCAAACTGGGAGAAAATGCGATCGCACCTTTAATTACCATCATGCAAGATGAAGATGCAGAGATTGAATTACGCTGGTTTGCAGGTCGCATTTTAGCAGGATTTAATCATCCTACAGTTGTTACGTCTTTAATTGAATTAATCCAATCTACTGAAGATGAAGAATTAGTAGAAATGGCGCGGACAGGATTAATAAATCTAGGTTCCTCTGCAATAGACGCACTTACAGGTTTATTATCACAAGAAGAATCACGTTTATTAGCAGTGAGATCGCTTGCTCAAATTCGTTCTTCTCAAACTATCGCTCCTTTACTTACTGTTGTCAAGGATCAAAATGTCACAGTACGCGCTACTGCAATTGAAGCTCTTAGCAGCTTCCATGATGCTAGAATTCCTCCAATACTGTTATCAGCTTTGCAAGATTTAGCTGCACCAGTCAGAAAACAAGCTGTGGTAGGTTTAGGTTTACGTCCTGATTTAAGGGATGAATTAGATTTAGTTAACCACATTAAACCGCTACTATATGATTTTAATATAGACGTTTGCGGTTGTGCGGCGATCGCACTCGGACGTTTAGGTACTGATGACGCTGCTACTGCTTTATTTTCCATACTTAAATCACCAGCAACACCAGAAGTTTTACAACTAACAGTTGTCAGAGCATTAGCTTGGATAAATACATCTTACAGTTTAGATTGCTTGCGTCAAGGGTTAACTTCTACGCCATCAGTATCTCAAGAAATAATCATGCAGCTTGGAAGGATAGAAAAGCCATTAAAATCACAAGCAGCAGATATTCTGATCGAATTTATTAACTCAGAACAACTAGCGCAACAAACTAACCTGAAAAACTCCTTAGCACTAGCGTTAGGACAATTAGGAGAAATTAAGGCAATAGATACACTAATTCAAATGTTAGCAGATTCAGATGTACAACTTCATGCGATCGCAGCCCTAAAAACCCTAGCACCACAACAAGCACATCAACAACTACAGCAGTTAGCAGCAGATACCCAATTATCAGTAGAATTAAAACAAGGAATTGCGATCGCTTTACAAGAGTGGTAG
- a CDS encoding HNH endonuclease: MSKTPRIRIPPEVRKYVYDRDRYHCQSCGKTQLETELTIDHIIPLATGGSNDISNLQTLCRICNQRKQHYIDPRFRRHFDL; encoded by the coding sequence ATGAGTAAAACACCCAGAATTCGCATTCCTCCTGAAGTCAGGAAATATGTATACGATCGCGATCGCTATCACTGTCAAAGCTGTGGTAAAACTCAATTAGAAACTGAACTTACTATTGATCACATCATCCCCCTTGCTACTGGCGGTTCTAACGATATTAGTAATCTGCAAACACTCTGCCGAATTTGTAACCAGCGCAAACAACACTACATTGATCCTCGCTTCCGGCGGCATTTTGATTTATAA